TTTCCATTCACTAGCAAAAGAGCCCGtgcgaaaagaaaaaataaaaaataaacgctCGAAGAATTAgtttattcgtaaaataaactatatatatatatatatatatatatatatattaaataagaaTGATGTTGACTTACCTCAAGAAAATATACGAAATATGTATTCATTCTgttggaaaaataattatcacatattaaaaaaaatatttgcatattgatttttaccaaaaaaatatttgcatattGAGGAAAACACGTAACACCATTTGTtggaattagaaaaataataaatttgagagaataataacaataatataatGATGATCAAGCCAATGTTTGTATAATATTTACATATAATGATGCTCAATCACTTTCCAAATACAAAATTGTTTGATTATAATAACATTTATAGAGAATTAAACATAAGGTGAGGTACGGCTAACCAAATTTCCCTAAGTCAATTAGTTACAGCCAATAGTGTTAAGTAGCTTTAtaaactatgcctcccaagatataaCACCTCGAATCAATATATATTAACACTATACAAAATAGGATTATGTCGAATACTTCTAGAAATCATCACACTTGGAGGAGTGCTTTTCCAAAGAGGAATTCTAATTTGTGAATGACTATTTGCCATGAATTATAGAAGATTCCGAAGATAATCATTTTCATAAGCTGATGATTATCTTAGAATTGATGTGGAGAGATTCTAGAAGATTGTTCATTAACAAGTCCCTTAATTCAAGTAAAATCTACTGGTAAAAAATGAAGTAATTTGTCCCTTAACGCGTCCATCCATTAATTTGTCCATAATTGAATCACAAAACTATTGTGTGTCAAAACTGCTGAAAAAATGCATCCCTTAACACATCAATTAATTCGTCCATAAAACTATTCCACAACTGATGCACGAGGGCTTGAGAAGGAACACATCCATTAAATTGTCCATTAACACCGAAGGTTGTATAAGAAATGCACGAACTTATGTTGAGTTGTTAataccattaattttattttattttataccCAGGGAACCCTGTACAGCCGGTAGTTGGCGGGTAAACCCTGGTGCGCCGCTAGCGaatgacccaccaccccgacgtcggGCTTAAGATCCTGTGCGGCCAGCGGGATTCGACCCCCTCCACTTTTCTTAGTTTCATTGGAGAGCCTTATCCAACTGGGCCACCGCAAGCGGTGGTTTAATACCATTAATTTCAACACATTCaacacaagaaaaagagaaggggaAGGTAATCCCCAATTGAATTTCCTATGAGAACGGGAAGGTAATCCCCAATTTCTTGCGATTTCCTGCTAGAACGGGAAGGTAATCCCCAATTTCCTACCGGAAGGTAATCCCCAATTGAATTTCCTGCCCCATAAGCTAAATATTGGACCTTCCCATACTTGGTCGCATATCGCTTCATTCCTTCAGTATATAAATTGACACAATTCACACCCAATTGCTATCTCACACACCAAATAGCTTTGAACtcccaataaaaagaaaaaagaaacaaaagaaggatGAAGAACTTTCAAGTTGCAGCAATCCTTGTGCTCTTTCTGTTCTTAACGACAAGTAAGTTTCCTCTTCACGATACGAAGCTTCCTCTTCATGATAcgtatgcttcttcttcttcttttttaaagatttacgTACTGAAATCATAAGGATTATATTATTTACACATGCATGCTTTTCAACCAAActaatttctttatcatttcttttttttttttggggatggGGGCATGAAGGCAAGGTGATAGTGGCGCAGACTCCGGGGGATCCATGTTTTGAGCGTTATGATCTTCCCGGCTGCAATTTTGAAGCGTGCTTCGACTTTTGCATTAATAATGCCAAGTTGGCTGAGCCTGGGGGGGTTTGTAGCGACAATGGAACCAGTTGCCTTTGCATTGTAGTTTGCCAATAAGTAAATGCTCCTCTCCCTGTAACCTGCCAGGGGGGGTTTGTAGCGACAATGGAGCCAGTTGCCTTTGCATTGTAGTTTGCCAATAAGTAAATGCTCCTCTCCCTATAACCTGCCTTCAATGAAGGGATCATTTTGTGACGTTTTCAAAcccacacacacactctctcacTCTGTCCCCAAATATCACTAATCTCGATCTAAATTATGTCTACAAGAGTGATATCTCAAAATGCCGAGTAATTTTATTGCAATCGAAGCTTCATCACTCTCTAGGACGAGCCATACGGGCATAAGGCACATAGATTGACAACGGCACGAGCAGCCGATACTCACAATAGTAACAAAGTAAATTGATGAACTGATTGTCCTGAAAATTACGCGACTTGGGAAATGCCCGGAAAGCCACGTTGATTGTCGATTAACGATTGGCATAAATTGGAAAATCTAAGCAATCGAAATCCTTGTGCAATAAATGGACAACTAACGATTGAAGAGACCTTGACTATGCCTTGGTTCTTGGAGTTAAGGTCTACAATGATTCGAACGCTCAATTCTCATTTTCAAAGAAGTTGATGGCGAGAGATCTTGTACGAGAAGTTTGGTTTTGCCTACATTGAATATGTGGTATCAAGAAAATTTCTGCATTTATTAATATGTAGGAATTTGTTTATGATCAATGTTATGTGCGAGAAGTTTATGCGATGGATTGATGTGATGGTTACATTTGAGCAATGGGTTAGAAACTTACAAAGTTAATTATTTACTTATGTTcgaaaaattttattaaatgttttgacaagttcaaaatatttttcaaattgatcaATATTTAGAACAtacattgttttatttatttatatattgatttaCTTGATTCCTTAGTATTCCAACTGAAAAAGCTACTATAGAAAGTCGTTCTTTTGGCTTCTCTTCCATTGGCAGGAgaagctttagactttgtaTTTTAATCTAGGGATATGTTCACtagaagtcataaaacttgtaacgaaagtgcaattgagtcctaaaacttacaaaaagtgcaattaagttttaaaatttatcaaattggttcaattaagtcctaaaattaacatCGTCAATTTCACTAATGGTAAATACTGACgtggctttttaaaaatatttgatctTCCCTAAGTGGCAATGACATGGctcaaattataatttatttaaccaaaatattaattaaattaaataaaaaagtatttcaaaaaaccaaataaaaggaaaaagtgaaacTATGGGCAAGGGCGGTAAGCCCTAATTGCCTTTGCCCTTGTTGCTAGAAAGGGTTGGCGAGGGTCCCTAGGGCCTTGGCTAGGGCCAGcaacctcacccaaatctgggtgaggATCGCGACCCTTAagccaaatttgggcaagggttgccagCCCTTGCCTTGCTATCGTGGCCCTCAGCAAGGGTCATTGGATCACATCGAGGGTAAAGAAGGTAAAGATGTAtgctcatatattgattatgttgCCCTAAACATTTGTGATTGTTATGTGAGGGCAAGTGTGAAGGTGAACTTTTACTTTAGATTTAGAGATTTCATTTGCTGGGTTTAGTctcattcctttatttttctagaaatgtaaGATGACCCTTTCCCCGTTACCGCTTTTTGAAGCCTAGGTACACATAAAGTATGAGTATGAGGAGGTTGTGTTGCCTAATATTGTTTTGACGTATACCAAGTACACTACTACAATATGAGTCGATATAAGACTTGTCAAGTGGGTTCCTCATCAGTATATAGTTTGGTTTGTGATATTCAAAAGTGACTAGATGAGACTGCCCGGAGGCTTTGATGGTCCTCCTAGTTATGTTGTCAAGGAGCCGATGTTGGGGTATGTTATTGATTCTTAGATGACAGATCAGTGTTGTACATGCAGGTTTTTTAGAGCAGCGGTATGGTAGTGGAGATAGGAATTACCTAACCCTTCCTAGGTGTTCTATATTATGAGGTGCTTTATAAGTGATGCATTGTGCAAGATCCTCATGTTGCATCCTATTTGCAAGTACTCTAGCCCATGAGCTATGCCAAGGGAAATCTGGTACAATGTGTCTCGAGTCAATAGTTGATCTAACTCCAACGTGTTACTCCTATTAAATATGAACTTTTCAAGGGATCCATTAGGCATGAACTCATAAACCAAAGCTCTTTTGCTTCCTTCGAAACAAAATCCCAAGAGGTTGCCAACATTGACATGAGAAGTCCTACTTATTTTCGCAACttcattgaaaaattctttgGCATCGCCTTTCAACTTCTTTAGAAGCTTCACTGCCACAAGTTGGCCATCCTGAAGCTTGCCTTTGTACACACAACCATAGCCTCCCTGGCCTaacttttctttgaaagagTTGGTCATCCTCTTGATGTCTTTATAGGTGTACCTTCTCAAAGAGATGAGTCCCTCGATTTTCTTTTCACCATCGAAATATTCACTCCTTTACTTTATCAAAGCCATAATTCTTCTTATCATTGGTTTCTTCTTGAAGGAAAGCATTAAACTAAGGGCGATCCCAGTTCCAGCTCCTAATGTTGCTACTCCCGAGAAAACATGGAACATTCCAAATGGCAATCTCACTTCATCACTTTATCGAGACTTATAAGTTGTGAATCTTTATAGAAAATAGTCAACGAAAAACACGATTTAACGAATTACCTATGATGGCTTTTGTCCCCAAATTGCCATGTTTCCCTACCAGGACGCAAATGCTTATCAAATAAATCTTGAATGATTTAACGGATTACCTATGATGGctattgtatttatttgttttttcttcttactcacaaAGCGCTAATCGCCGCCGCACGACTGTCGCACGATCGTCGCACGATTGCTGCACGATATAATTCCTATTAGGATAAATGGAAAACTATATTGATAATATGAAATAATGCACTTTTCACTTCTTTGCTTTTCCATCATACTCCTAGGAATTTAATCTAGACATTTGATCACAAGTTCATGAAAAGCTCAATAGTCATTAATTAAAATGTTGACAGCcttttttagtgtttttatATACTCTATTACAAACTATGTTAGTTTGCTAAAAGTGAAATTGAATAACGACAACTCGAGTCATTACTCTCTTGCAAAGAAGAACTTTCACATGGACAAGCCTCCAGCACTCTTGAGGATGATGACAAGGATGGTTTTGGAGGAATTTGCAAGGCCTTGGCACTTCCTTTTAGCATCTCCACAACTTGAGTCATACAAGGTCGAGCTCTTGGATCGATCTGAATGCACCATAAGCCTACTACAATCATCTTCTTTGCgattccttcttcctcctcattcGTGATCCCGTGCAGCCCAAGATCTTCTCGGAGTAATAGACGTTGGTGGACCGAATGATGAAAGTATAATTCATTAGTACAATCTACCGTGACTTTGATGATTTTCCTTCTACCAACCATCTCCAGAACCATCATGCCGTAGCTATAGACATCTGATTTATGAGAAACCCCTCTGATGTTCCTTACAATCAGCTATGGAGCAATGTATCCAGCAGTTCCTCGGGCACCTAGCATTGACACAATGCTCTCTTCTCTTGGGCATATTTTGGCAAGACCAAAGTCAAAAATCTTGGGACAATAATTTGCATCGAGGAGAATGTCGTGGGGCTTTATGTCGAAGTGCAAGATCCACATGTTGCATCCTATATGCAAGTACTCTAGCCCATGAGCTATGCCAAGGGAAATCTGGTACAATGTGTCCTGAGTGAATAGTTGATCTAACTCCAATGTGTTACTCCTATTAAATATGAACTTTTCAAGGGATCCATTAGGCATGAACGCATAAACCAAAGctcttttgctttcttcaaAACAGAATCCCAAGAGGTTGCCAACATTGACATGAGAAGTCCTACATATGCTTGCAACTTCCTTGAAAAATTCTCCGACATCGCCTTTCAACTTCTTTAGAAGCTTCACTACCACAAGTTGGCCATCTTGAAGCTTGCCTTTGTACACACAACCATAGCCTCCCTGGCCCaacttttctttgaaagagTTAGTCATCCTCTTGATGTCTTTATAGGTGTACCTTCTCGAAGAGATGAGtccctccattttcttttcgtCATCGAAATATTCACTCCTTTGCTTTATCAAAGCCATAATTCTTCTTATCATTGGTTTCTTCTTGAAGGAAAGCATTAAAATAAGGGCAATCCCAACTTCATATGTAATCAAGTGATAAGGTGACTatagtattttccttttctaaacTCCACGAGGTTAATCTTTTGCGGCACAGCAATActaaataattataatatatatatatgcttatatatatatatatatatatatatgtgcttGGTTGTCATGCCAAAAGCACACACAtaggaaaaatgacacttaagttcataaattttgactCAATTTGCATTGTCATCCATTAATTTTTGGTTTGTTTAAATGTGATGTTTGGATTATTCTTAaatgttcaatgtgatcctttTGCTTAATCGAACAAGGAAGAAAGTTATTACAAGTCCCAAAACTAGtgtgaaatgttcaatgtaatccctAAGCTATaacaaaatatgcaaactagTCTCTAAACTATTACGAAGTGTGCTATCAATTCATAAACTTCCATTGTATTTAGTCTAGTCCCTCAATTTTCCATAACAAAGTCAAATCGATCTttcaatactatctatttaCAAGTTTGCATAATTACATTATTGCccaaattttataatatattttcatttcaatctatttcccaaataaaaaaaaatattctttgtttttattagATTATTATCCTTTCAATACCTAAAAATATTACAATAGTTctatataattatattttagcTTGCTATCTCTATGATAGTAAaagtaaaatatcattaaaaattgtaTCAAATTGATATTCCTACTATTTTAAGTATTAAGtgatttcataaaaatgatatcTAGAAACAATATTAATTTATCAATAGATACACGTACTAATATGAATCTAAAACTTATTCATAATCttttaaatagataaaaaattTACGCTTTTATGTTactttgttttcttaataaagtttagataaatccgtgcttttttttttggggggggtaaAGTATCATTTTCTTTGGAACATTTACTGAGAAGCATGAAAACACACCGTCGTATCAATAATTGTATTGCTTGTTCGCACTGTGCTATAAATTTCTTGAGGATCCTTGCACATGCAAAAGGGACGAAACATGGGCCTCAAGAAGCAAGAACGGTGGGTGAATGATTGGGCCTTGTAGACTCCGGCCCACAAAGGTGGCATTCAATGGCCTAGAGTGTCCAGTATGAGCAAATAATGGTGCTTGACACTTTGATTTaaacgacagaaaaaaaaagaagaaaaaaagtcattgTTCTGATAATCGGACCGGACTGGCATTTTAACCGAGCATTAGTTCGATTTTCGGccaattcatttctttttctcaacttaagccaattcaaccaatttttgtGGGACAATCCACTATTAACTAGTATAAAAGGATCATTCAAAAGATATTAAAACCGAGTAGTCCCAAGATTAGGTACAATAATCACTAAGCTAACCGTGAGATTGACCCTTGGACCATCGGATTAGCACGAATAATCCACCAAACCAATTCTCATTTTTAAAAggttaatctttctttttcccagAAGGGCCCAACATCCTAAGCTCCCTTTAGGAATTTGCAAATTATGAGCCCATCACGGGGCTCACCACCTGATGCTGATGGCTACCCTTTTGCACTTTTTTCCCTTGAAAACAATTTGAGGGGTGAAATTATTCTAGAATATGGTTGAGAATATGCTGTGTGGATGATGCTAATTTTAAGTTAATGGCCGAAGCATGTTCCCTTTAGTTTCAGAAAATCAGAAGAGAAGTCCCACCAAATTGAAGACtcggagagagggagagagagagattgtgggCTCCTCATTATCTTCAACCCCCAAAATCGACATTGATCGTTACATCACTCATGTGCCCTTCTCTTTCTTGTCCACGAATGGACCACCTAGTACATGTCTGTCCACCACTCAAATGTCGATCCTGGCACGGTCGTTGTGATGGGGGTCGTGCAGCATGATCATCAACTCCTTGCCGTCCATACATATTTGGGCTCTCAAAAAATATAACCCGCctgcaagtcattttcaagaaatattaCACCAAGTAACCTTTTTGGGACTTTAGAAGTTTGTGCcctagaatttttatttttatttttatttttatttttattttggtcgtAGGTGCCCTAGAGTCAAAGTGGGGTTTATTTTGCGCTTTTATATTTATTGACCACTTGAGggtaaaaatataaaaacataataataataatcttgtTAGCTGATAGCATCACATATCATGGTTAAAGTCTACGTCGgaatttctagttaaaattgatCGGAAAACTATTTAGCATATCGTCAAAAGGTTAataactaaattagtcaaattgaaaattttagactgaattgatatctatacaataaattttagaattttttcccTAATTATCTTACCAATTAAGTGCATGAGATAACAGTAAGATTGAAGAGAGGCTAATGCTTCAATTTGGGCATGTCATCTTTGATTAGGACATGTTTAATGTATATCTTCAATACCAAAATTCAATGGTAAGACTTGCTTGTCAATCTGTGTTGTCTCAATGGCCATTGAAAAGATATGAAGGACAAGATGTGCTTCAGTGTTTTATGCTAAGTTAGGTCTATGTCATGTACTTTTCATTTGATTGCGAAACCTATAATATATTTGAGAGATCGAATGATTGAGAGAGAGTTTATGATTTAAAGCTGGACAAACGtagtttgtagttttttttttctttgtgagaAAGAATTTAGTCCTAGCCTAAAAATTGCATTCTTCATTGCATTGCAGGTGGAAATTCTAACCCTAGAACACTCAATTAATGTACCTAATTTCCTTTTAGTTAAGCAGCCCCAAGTGGAATGGCTCAAACCGGCCTTTGTCCTCTTCCAGTGCCATTTGTTGAATTCTTTCGATAAATAATTTGAGAAGCCAGCCAACGATTTTCAGCACGCcaatgaagaattttttttttttcaaatctttttttaatgaaaaaattgaatttccaaTTATCACATTCAGTAGTCCTGCTTCCAACCTAGGAAAAAAAGGGGTTAAATAATGATCCTAATTCCAATTCTTATCACTATGGGTCTACTGACTTTTATCAGGAGGATTCAAGTCAGTCTAGTTGCACtgacttttgataaataaataaaatatatattgaagatattgaaatttaatcTTACATTTGCCAACAACTACCGCCACTACTAGGATCCTAAATGATCTGAATTATTTAAGTCAAACCGACCTTTGGacccaaaaataaaagtcaaaccGATCCTCCATCATCAGCCTCAAAAAGTATAAGAGCTAATTCACTTATCCGCTCGAGGTGGGTCTTGTTCCTACACATTACTCCCTAATAAGATATTCCTACACGTTCTCCATTATCTTTCAATATTAACAAATATTTGAGACTGAGTAGGATGCTTTAGGtccaaaatcataaattttccaTCTAAATTGAAGAGATAAGTGTACAGTacgtcttaaaacttatcatgaaaatgtaattgaatcttaaatttttaaaaaagacgattaagttctaaaacttgtaaaattaATACTATTAAGTCATGCGTTAACTCCATCCGATTTGGCTAATAAAAATTACTGATGTggcttttttttataattttttctcttATGCGTGGTGTTAACATGACTAAAACACAAAGGAT
The nucleotide sequence above comes from Eucalyptus grandis isolate ANBG69807.140 chromosome 2, ASM1654582v1, whole genome shotgun sequence. Encoded proteins:
- the LOC120290480 gene encoding LEAF RUST 10 DISEASE-RESISTANCE LOCUS RECEPTOR-LIKE PROTEIN KINASE-like 2.4 → MTNSFKEKLGQGGYGCVYKGKLQDGQLVAVKLLKKLKGDAKEFFNEVAKISRTSHVNVGNLLGFCFEGSKRALVYEFMPNGSLEKFIFNRSNTLELDQLLTRDTLYQISLGIAHGLEYLQIGCNMRILHNASLIKHLII